Proteins encoded together in one uncultured Desulfobacter sp. window:
- a CDS encoding aminodeoxychorismate/anthranilate synthase component II: protein MKTAIIDNYDSFTFNLVHYVLHTGAQAEVFRNDKISVAELEALGFDAIILSPGPGRPEDAGICLELVQKLSGKLPILGVCLGHQTIAQSFGGTIIHAKSIMHGKTSMVEADGKHIFSGINKPFNVMRYHSLAVQESDLPDCLEVTARTLDGEIMGIRHKEHPTQGVQFHPESFMTTVGKRLIRNFIKGA, encoded by the coding sequence ATGAAAACCGCAATAATAGACAACTACGATTCCTTTACCTTTAACCTGGTGCATTATGTGCTGCATACAGGGGCCCAGGCAGAGGTGTTTAGAAATGATAAGATCAGTGTGGCTGAACTTGAGGCGTTAGGGTTTGATGCAATTATCCTGTCACCGGGGCCGGGCAGACCCGAGGATGCAGGCATCTGCCTAGAACTTGTACAAAAGCTGTCAGGAAAACTTCCTATTCTGGGTGTATGTTTAGGACATCAGACCATTGCCCAGAGTTTTGGCGGCACCATTATCCATGCCAAGTCCATTATGCACGGCAAAACATCTATGGTAGAAGCAGACGGGAAACATATTTTTTCTGGCATCAACAAGCCCTTTAATGTTATGCGTTACCACTCCCTGGCGGTTCAGGAATCAGACCTGCCCGATTGTCTCGAAGTGACAGCCAGAACCCTGGACGGGGAAATCATGGGCATAAGGCACAAAGAACACCCAACCCAGGGAGTTCAGTTCCATCCGGAATCTTTCATGACCACTGTGGGAAAACGGCTGATCAGAAACTTCATCAAAGGAGCATGA
- the trpC gene encoding indole-3-glycerol phosphate synthase TrpC yields the protein MKGFLNAVVDVKNKEIDQAKSKIPLTAIRHDAEHTPAPASFADAMAASTSDSVGIIAEVKKASPSKGDIRTDLDVAAYAKAYTQGGARAISVLTESKYFKGTLPDLELVCQNTDLPVLRKDFIFSEYQIYEAKKAGASAVLLITTLLDPTQQAELTVLTRELGMEPLVEINSEFEFEQAYKAQARVVGINNRNLATLEVDTSVAKRVAKIFPDEIIPVEASGISGRSGIEAGIENRIFNFLVGESIVRSDDPAQFIKTLIGIKEESD from the coding sequence ATGAAAGGATTTCTCAACGCCGTTGTTGATGTTAAAAATAAAGAAATAGATCAAGCCAAAAGCAAAATTCCCTTAACCGCCATTCGCCATGATGCCGAACATACCCCGGCCCCGGCCTCTTTTGCAGATGCCATGGCAGCGTCAACCAGCGATTCGGTGGGCATCATTGCCGAGGTTAAAAAAGCATCGCCGTCCAAGGGGGATATCAGAACCGACCTTGATGTGGCCGCCTATGCCAAAGCCTACACCCAGGGCGGTGCAAGAGCCATATCAGTGCTCACCGAATCAAAGTATTTTAAAGGCACCTTGCCCGATCTTGAACTGGTGTGTCAAAACACGGATCTACCCGTACTTAGAAAGGATTTTATCTTTAGCGAATACCAGATTTATGAAGCCAAAAAGGCAGGGGCATCTGCCGTGCTTTTGATCACCACCCTGCTTGATCCAACCCAGCAGGCAGAACTGACTGTTCTTACCCGGGAACTTGGCATGGAGCCGCTGGTTGAGATCAATTCAGAATTTGAATTTGAGCAAGCCTATAAGGCCCAGGCCCGGGTGGTGGGCATTAACAACAGAAATCTTGCCACCCTTGAGGTGGATACCAGTGTGGCAAAGCGTGTGGCAAAAATTTTCCCGGATGAAATCATCCCTGTAGAGGCGTCCGGCATTTCCGGTCGATCCGGCATTGAAGCCGGCATTGAAAACCGTATTTTCAATTTTCTTGTGGGAGAAAGTATTGTCCGGTCAGATGATCCGGCCCAGTTTATCAAAACCCTTATCGGCATCAAAGAAGAGAGCGATTAG
- a CDS encoding LysM domain-containing protein, giving the protein MIKKTPSESKIHNTGKETIETNQKKKEPGVSAIGQGPSLLKKNEFTMIIIAALAVTVLVFFFFFRGSSKQNSSKSVAVSAKERDQVAPGFEDRISALEISLAKIASASGQNENQAALRAVSDLNERITRVETAVNLKLDTLIERVGKLEGRLNKLAVAASTPPPKPVVKPKPETKKPAAPATPPVPEKKVQVVKKKAKTSKPKKTSQFHTVQKGETLWSISQKYKTNVAAIRRLNNLTPEDKIYVGTNLLVK; this is encoded by the coding sequence ATGATAAAAAAGACCCCTTCTGAATCCAAAATTCATAATACCGGCAAAGAGACAATAGAGACAAATCAGAAAAAAAAAGAACCTGGGGTGTCTGCCATTGGGCAGGGGCCGTCATTGTTGAAAAAAAATGAATTTACCATGATTATTATTGCTGCCCTGGCAGTTACTGTCTTGGTTTTTTTCTTTTTTTTCAGGGGATCATCTAAGCAAAACAGCAGTAAATCAGTGGCGGTTTCAGCTAAAGAACGAGATCAGGTCGCTCCGGGTTTTGAGGATCGCATCTCCGCTCTTGAGATCTCTTTGGCAAAGATAGCCTCAGCTTCAGGGCAAAATGAAAACCAGGCGGCATTGCGGGCCGTATCCGATCTTAATGAACGGATAACACGCGTTGAAACGGCAGTAAACCTAAAGCTTGATACTTTGATTGAGCGTGTGGGCAAACTTGAAGGCCGATTGAATAAATTGGCTGTTGCAGCCTCAACGCCGCCTCCTAAACCCGTGGTTAAACCAAAGCCTGAAACAAAAAAGCCTGCAGCACCAGCAACGCCCCCTGTGCCTGAAAAAAAGGTCCAGGTTGTAAAGAAAAAAGCTAAGACATCAAAACCCAAAAAGACCAGCCAGTTCCACACGGTCCAAAAGGGCGAAACCCTGTGGTCGATTTCCCAGAAATATAAAACCAATGTGGCAGCAATCCGCAGGCTGAATAATTTGACGCCTGAAGATAAGATATATGTAGGAACGAATCTATTGGTCAAATAG
- a CDS encoding anthranilate synthase component I family protein yields MILDRLPDKDQFIKLAQSANVIPVATRVLADSDTPVSILQKCYEKDKACFLLESVEGGERWGRYSFLGVSAFGHIKIFKTHVLVETRHDTKKIDHNNDPLNVMRDVIKKFTPADIPDLPRFWSGITGYFAYEIVSFFENIDVSLPEGTPYGHFIIPEQMIIFDNIKQTLTCLNICYLSETDDPATVYDDARNNVDTLVKDLGKPLVPKPAAHVADTQLVPETPAEEYMAGVKTIKDHIVEGDIFQAVYSQPFSCKTDVDPVLIYRAQRYINPSPYMFFMNFTDRVIAGSSPETMVRLENRVATLRPIAGTRPRGKNEQQDRSLADDLLNDEKEKAEHVMLIDLGRNDLGRVAQAGTVQVTDTMVIERYSHVMHLVSNITCDLKEDCDAFDLFKATFPAGTLSGAPKIRAMEIIGKLENRQRGVYGGAAGYISFTGNMDFAITIRTAVMENDKLTVQAGAGIVYDSDPETELNECINKAKSVEMALKLALSQSTKG; encoded by the coding sequence ATGATATTAGACAGACTGCCGGATAAAGACCAATTTATCAAACTTGCCCAATCCGCCAATGTCATACCTGTTGCCACAAGGGTGCTTGCAGACAGTGATACCCCCGTATCCATTCTGCAGAAATGCTATGAAAAGGATAAAGCGTGCTTCCTTTTAGAGAGTGTAGAGGGTGGCGAACGATGGGGCCGATACAGCTTTCTTGGCGTTTCCGCCTTTGGGCACATCAAAATTTTTAAAACCCATGTTCTTGTGGAGACCCGCCACGACACAAAAAAAATTGATCATAACAATGATCCCTTAAATGTCATGCGGGATGTGATCAAAAAATTCACCCCTGCAGATATCCCGGATTTGCCAAGGTTCTGGAGCGGTATCACCGGCTACTTTGCCTATGAGATCGTCTCTTTTTTTGAAAATATTGACGTTTCCCTGCCCGAGGGCACCCCATATGGCCATTTTATTATTCCCGAACAAATGATCATCTTTGACAATATCAAACAAACCCTGACCTGCCTGAACATCTGCTACCTGTCCGAGACCGATGATCCGGCCACGGTCTATGATGATGCCAGAAACAACGTTGACACACTTGTCAAAGATTTAGGAAAACCCCTTGTTCCCAAGCCCGCTGCCCATGTTGCCGACACGCAGCTTGTACCGGAAACACCGGCCGAAGAGTACATGGCAGGGGTAAAAACCATCAAGGACCATATTGTGGAGGGTGATATTTTCCAGGCGGTATATTCCCAGCCCTTTTCGTGCAAAACAGATGTTGATCCCGTACTGATTTACCGGGCCCAGCGCTACATCAACCCGTCGCCCTACATGTTTTTCATGAATTTCACGGATCGGGTCATTGCAGGCTCTTCACCTGAAACCATGGTGCGTCTGGAAAACCGGGTGGCTACCTTGCGGCCCATCGCCGGGACAAGGCCCCGGGGCAAAAACGAACAACAAGACCGATCCTTAGCCGATGATCTACTCAATGATGAAAAAGAAAAGGCAGAACATGTCATGCTCATTGATCTAGGCCGAAATGACCTTGGCCGGGTTGCCCAGGCCGGCACGGTCCAGGTGACCGACACCATGGTCATTGAACGCTATTCCCATGTTATGCACCTGGTCTCCAACATCACCTGTGATTTAAAAGAGGACTGCGACGCCTTTGATCTGTTCAAGGCCACCTTTCCGGCAGGCACCTTGTCCGGAGCGCCCAAAATCCGGGCCATGGAGATCATCGGCAAACTTGAGAACCGTCAACGGGGTGTTTATGGCGGGGCGGCAGGATACATCTCCTTTACCGGCAACATGGACTTTGCTATCACCATCCGCACGGCCGTCATGGAAAACGATAAGTTGACCGTCCAGGCAGGAGCCGGTATTGTCTATGATTCAGACCCTGAAACCGAATTAAACGAATGCATCAACAAGGCCAAAAGTGTTGAGATGGCATTAAAACTTGCGCTGTCACAAAGCACAAAAGGATAG
- a CDS encoding radical SAM protein — protein MLLLFPPVAKPCEPPAGIALLSSALKENGIDCKCVDANIDGLLWLINSVGKDKATDSWTRRALKNRAAILKDLGNPDLYTNFDRYHQRVYDLNHLVAVSVDRSRFRISLSDYSDNQLSSVDSKALLDSAEQYQENPFFLYFEEKLRSVIESWDHPWIGISLCYLNQALVSFALAGWIRDNFPDKKLVMGGGLISSWMSRPDFNNPFSSLIDHLVKGEGESPLLALLGKPGIEKKHYVPDYGFADNHDYIAPAKILPFRGSIGCYWSKCKFCPEKAETRPYSTQRADRVLGDLDAMAENHNPEVVHFIDNSVTPAFLRALSRQQCSFKWYGFVRFEKDFADPEFCKALKQSGCEMLKLGLESGDQKVLEDMGKGTDLELVSATLANLKAAGILTFVYLLFGTHFEDETAAHRTLEYIKAHKSDIDYLNLSVFNLPKFSEDAQGLVTHEFYHGDLSLYLNFEHPWGWTRRKVKSFIDKEFKKQLGVGSRFRKNPAFFSSNHAMFFNDGHGPT, from the coding sequence ATGCTTTTGCTGTTCCCCCCTGTGGCAAAACCGTGTGAACCCCCGGCCGGCATTGCACTGTTGTCATCGGCATTGAAAGAAAACGGTATTGACTGCAAATGTGTTGACGCCAATATTGACGGCCTTTTGTGGCTGATAAATTCCGTGGGTAAAGACAAGGCAACCGATTCCTGGACCCGGCGGGCCCTGAAAAACAGGGCCGCCATTTTAAAAGATCTCGGCAATCCGGATCTGTACACCAATTTTGACCGCTACCACCAGCGGGTCTATGATCTGAACCATCTGGTGGCCGTCTCCGTGGATCGGTCAAGATTCAGAATCAGCTTAAGTGATTATTCGGATAATCAGCTCTCGTCCGTTGACTCCAAGGCGTTGCTTGACAGTGCAGAACAATATCAGGAAAATCCTTTTTTTCTTTATTTTGAAGAAAAACTTCGTAGTGTTATAGAATCCTGGGATCATCCCTGGATCGGCATCTCTTTATGCTATCTCAACCAGGCGCTGGTCAGTTTTGCCCTGGCCGGATGGATCAGGGATAATTTTCCGGATAAAAAACTGGTGATGGGCGGGGGATTGATCTCCTCCTGGATGAGCCGTCCTGATTTTAATAACCCCTTTTCAAGTCTGATTGATCATCTGGTCAAAGGAGAGGGCGAATCGCCTTTGCTTGCACTGCTTGGGAAACCCGGCATTGAAAAAAAACATTATGTACCGGACTACGGGTTTGCCGACAACCATGATTATATTGCCCCGGCAAAAATTTTGCCTTTCCGGGGCTCCATCGGCTGTTACTGGAGCAAATGCAAATTCTGTCCTGAAAAAGCTGAAACGCGGCCTTACTCAACCCAGCGGGCGGATCGGGTGCTTGGGGATCTTGACGCAATGGCCGAAAATCACAATCCTGAGGTGGTTCATTTTATAGACAATTCGGTGACGCCCGCATTCTTGCGCGCACTTTCCAGGCAGCAGTGCTCTTTTAAGTGGTATGGGTTTGTGCGGTTTGAGAAGGATTTTGCAGATCCTGAATTTTGCAAAGCGCTTAAACAAAGTGGATGTGAGATGCTGAAACTGGGTCTGGAATCCGGCGACCAGAAGGTTTTGGAGGATATGGGAAAGGGCACGGATCTTGAACTTGTGTCTGCCACCCTTGCCAACCTGAAGGCAGCAGGCATTTTGACCTTTGTTTATTTACTTTTCGGCACCCATTTTGAAGATGAGACGGCAGCTCACCGCACACTTGAATATATCAAGGCTCATAAATCGGATATTGACTATCTGAATCTGTCCGTGTTTAATTTGCCTAAGTTCAGTGAAGATGCTCAAGGGCTTGTGACCCATGAATTTTACCATGGAGATCTCTCCTTATATCTTAATTTTGAGCACCCCTGGGGCTGGACCCGTCGCAAAGTGAAGTCGTTTATCGATAAAGAGTTTAAAAAACAGCTGGGGGTAGGGTCCAGGTTCAGGAAAAATCCGGCCTTTTTCTCATCCAACCATGCCATGTTTTTCAATGACGGCCATGGGCCGACCTGA
- a CDS encoding CinA family nicotinamide mononucleotide deamidase-related protein, giving the protein MTKGHVFSTGNEVLLGDIVDTNSAFLCRQLKCLGVTVIKTSAVPDDMAALVKEIKSIASSADVCVMTGGLGPTSDDLTTQALAQAAGVELAMDDEAMRSMKKFFDKRGFDLTPANEKQAILPKGARFMENLHGTAPGFSIRIGNCRFFCMPGVPREMERMFDLNVRPRLKQITGDAAEIQVIRLTVFGMHEARVGDALTGFSKQFPEIHLGFRIRFPMIEVKLSQSKEAVSQDQRDSDDDSRMNQARQWVKKRIGSNLVSDQGLTLAEEVGRLLATRGHTLSVAESCTGGLVAHLVTDVPGASDYFLFSATTYANSAKEAILNVAHETLENNGAVDETTALEMATGVKTAGGSDWAVSTTGIAGPSGGSEEKPVGTVCIGVAGPLGAHSQRFMLDSGDRGRNKQLFAAMALEMLRRELVKK; this is encoded by the coding sequence ATGACCAAAGGCCATGTTTTTTCTACAGGCAATGAGGTGTTGCTTGGCGATATTGTAGACACCAACAGCGCTTTTTTATGCCGACAACTTAAATGTTTAGGTGTCACCGTAATAAAGACAAGTGCTGTGCCCGATGATATGGCGGCCCTTGTCAAAGAGATTAAAAGCATTGCTTCCAGCGCGGATGTATGTGTCATGACCGGCGGTCTTGGACCCACGTCCGATGATTTAACGACCCAGGCCTTGGCCCAAGCCGCCGGGGTTGAACTTGCCATGGATGATGAAGCCATGCGCTCCATGAAGAAATTTTTTGATAAACGCGGGTTTGATCTGACACCTGCCAATGAAAAACAGGCCATTCTTCCAAAAGGCGCAAGGTTTATGGAGAATCTTCACGGCACTGCCCCGGGGTTTTCCATACGTATCGGCAATTGCCGTTTTTTTTGTATGCCTGGGGTCCCAAGGGAGATGGAGCGGATGTTTGATCTGAATGTCAGACCCCGGCTGAAGCAAATAACCGGGGATGCCGCTGAAATCCAGGTGATACGCCTGACGGTGTTCGGCATGCATGAAGCAAGGGTTGGGGATGCGCTTACCGGTTTCAGCAAACAATTTCCTGAAATTCATTTAGGGTTTAGAATTAGATTCCCGATGATTGAGGTAAAGTTATCCCAGTCCAAAGAGGCGGTGTCCCAGGACCAAAGGGATTCCGACGACGACTCCCGGATGAATCAGGCAAGACAGTGGGTGAAGAAAAGGATTGGATCAAATCTTGTTTCAGACCAGGGGCTGACCCTGGCAGAGGAAGTCGGGCGTCTTCTGGCAACGCGAGGCCATACGCTCAGTGTAGCTGAATCCTGTACCGGCGGGCTTGTGGCGCATCTGGTAACGGATGTACCGGGTGCTTCAGACTATTTTTTATTTTCAGCCACCACCTATGCCAATTCAGCCAAAGAGGCAATTCTCAATGTGGCTCATGAAACCTTGGAAAACAATGGTGCGGTGGATGAGACCACTGCCCTTGAAATGGCAACCGGCGTCAAAACCGCCGGCGGATCTGACTGGGCTGTATCCACCACAGGTATCGCAGGACCTTCCGGTGGCAGCGAAGAAAAACCTGTGGGAACCGTATGTATTGGCGTGGCAGGGCCGTTAGGAGCACATTCCCAACGATTTATGCTGGACAGCGGCGACCGTGGGCGCAACAAACAACTGTTTGCCGCTATGGCCCTTGAGATGTTGCGCCGGGAACTGGTGAAAAAATAA
- a CDS encoding acyl-CoA thioesterase, with the protein MIKTMKSTKRVNFEDCDPFSHLNNANYINYFLTAREEQLRTNDVLNIFEHVKATGNGWAVTSHNILYLKPSLLGEELEIWSRMVCFDRFRNLVEFIMICPEKKQLKSVMHSEFAYIDIKKANPVPLDDQMLDLFKEVSLFPEKEIASIEIKDRLKQIKTEIL; encoded by the coding sequence ATGATTAAAACCATGAAGTCCACAAAACGGGTAAATTTCGAGGATTGCGATCCCTTCTCTCACCTGAACAATGCGAACTACATCAATTATTTTCTGACTGCCAGAGAAGAGCAGCTCAGAACCAATGATGTTCTCAATATTTTTGAACATGTGAAGGCCACAGGGAACGGCTGGGCCGTAACCTCACACAATATTCTTTATTTAAAACCCTCGCTATTGGGAGAAGAACTGGAAATCTGGAGCCGGATGGTCTGTTTTGACCGATTTAGAAACTTAGTGGAATTTATCATGATTTGCCCCGAAAAAAAGCAACTTAAATCGGTCATGCACAGTGAATTTGCATATATTGATATTAAAAAAGCAAACCCTGTTCCCCTTGACGATCAAATGCTTGATTTGTTTAAAGAGGTCTCTTTATTTCCGGAAAAAGAGATAGCTTCTATTGAAATCAAGGACCGGCTGAAACAAATCAAAACTGAAATTTTATGA
- a CDS encoding formylglycine-generating enzyme family protein has translation MRLKPLFTISFFLLVFTIINLSMLLDAFAQNSFINKIGMKFILIPAGSFIMGSPESEMGRQKDEKQHKVIISKSFYMSETEVTQGQWDRLVAPNPSSFKLGKYYPVDTVSWHDAIEFIRFLNKRERTGKYRLPTEAEWEYACRAGSQTAFAAGDVTTFSCKEPEPALVDHAWYCFNSGGFSPVGDFKPHPVKLLKPNKWGLYDMHGNVQEWVQDACEWRTIWSAGTGTLTQTYVDGITDPLETKGVHRVVRGGGWFQNSKYQRSAYRTNYKPVARRNSLGFRIVREQ, from the coding sequence ATGAGGCTGAAACCCTTATTCACCATATCATTTTTTCTTTTGGTTTTTACAATAATTAATCTGTCTATGCTTCTGGATGCATTCGCCCAAAACTCTTTTATCAATAAAATCGGTATGAAATTTATCCTGATCCCCGCAGGGTCATTTATTATGGGAAGCCCCGAATCGGAGATGGGTCGTCAGAAAGATGAAAAACAACACAAAGTGATCATCAGCAAAAGTTTTTACATGTCGGAAACCGAAGTAACCCAGGGCCAATGGGACCGCCTTGTAGCGCCAAACCCGTCATCCTTTAAATTAGGTAAATACTACCCTGTAGATACCGTATCCTGGCACGATGCCATTGAATTCATACGATTCTTAAACAAAAGAGAACGCACTGGTAAATACCGTTTGCCAACAGAAGCCGAATGGGAATATGCCTGCCGGGCCGGCAGTCAGACAGCCTTTGCTGCAGGAGACGTGACTACTTTTTCATGCAAGGAACCGGAACCCGCGTTAGTTGATCATGCCTGGTACTGCTTTAATTCAGGTGGTTTTTCACCGGTCGGAGATTTCAAACCCCATCCGGTCAAACTTCTTAAGCCCAATAAATGGGGGCTTTACGACATGCACGGTAATGTTCAGGAGTGGGTTCAGGATGCCTGTGAATGGCGTACCATCTGGAGTGCGGGAACAGGCACCCTTACCCAGACCTATGTTGACGGCATTACGGATCCTTTGGAAACAAAAGGGGTGCACCGAGTAGTCAGAGGCGGCGGATGGTTCCAGAACAGTAAATATCAGCGCAGCGCCTACCGAACCAACTACAAACCTGTTGCCCGGCGCAACAGCCTTGGATTCAGAATCGTCCGGGAACAGTGA
- a CDS encoding phosphoribosylanthranilate isomerase, translating into MTKSPAQKWQIPYPRQNVLVKICGLTLVDNALDCVKAGADIIGLVFFEKSPRNVSTAQAREISRALPKEVPACGVFVNETFDAIMQIVSDCDLDIVQLHGSESPELAKRLSAQNLVVTKAFFAARPPGLCDTENYDDADFCLAEYGKGILPGGNAETWDYDQALDMAKKVRLMLAGGLTCENVADAVSRIHPYAVDVSSGVEKAKGIKDISKVKEFIRAAKSIRLRP; encoded by the coding sequence ATGACTAAGTCCCCTGCACAGAAATGGCAGATCCCCTACCCAAGGCAGAACGTGCTGGTCAAGATATGCGGCCTGACCCTTGTGGACAATGCCCTTGACTGCGTGAAAGCCGGGGCTGACATCATCGGACTTGTTTTTTTTGAAAAAAGCCCCCGCAATGTAAGCACAGCCCAGGCCCGGGAGATTTCCCGGGCCCTCCCCAAAGAGGTTCCGGCCTGCGGAGTGTTTGTTAACGAAACCTTTGACGCGATTATGCAGATCGTTTCTGACTGCGACCTTGACATCGTACAGCTGCACGGATCAGAGTCCCCAGAACTTGCAAAACGCTTATCAGCCCAGAACCTTGTGGTGACCAAAGCTTTTTTTGCCGCAAGGCCTCCTGGGCTTTGTGATACGGAAAATTACGACGACGCCGATTTTTGCCTGGCCGAATACGGCAAAGGGATCCTTCCCGGGGGAAATGCCGAAACCTGGGATTACGACCAGGCCCTTGACATGGCAAAAAAAGTCCGGTTGATGCTGGCCGGCGGACTGACTTGTGAAAATGTGGCGGATGCGGTTTCAAGGATACACCCCTATGCCGTAGATGTCTCTTCGGGTGTGGAAAAAGCAAAGGGGATCAAGGACATTTCAAAGGTTAAAGAATTTATCAGGGCTGCAAAATCCATTAGGCTACGCCCCTGA
- a CDS encoding MauE/DoxX family redox-associated membrane protein gives MNTLFRSRFNFKNRVEQASMDVSRETGIIEWGLRLLLGGAFIFASWHKIVSPDQFATILYGYAVFPHQMINVLAIVMPFVELVCGITLIIGRFKRSGLLLINAMLVGFILLISFNLIRGHEFDCGCFSLGETKGTWSSIWLLVRDVVMLGAGIYLFRLFNKTR, from the coding sequence ATGAATACTTTGTTTCGTTCCAGATTTAACTTCAAAAATCGTGTTGAGCAGGCGTCCATGGATGTGAGCCGGGAGACAGGCATTATTGAATGGGGATTGCGTCTTTTATTGGGGGGAGCCTTTATTTTTGCTTCCTGGCACAAAATCGTGTCACCGGATCAATTTGCCACAATTTTGTATGGGTATGCCGTTTTTCCCCACCAGATGATTAATGTGTTGGCCATTGTCATGCCTTTTGTGGAGCTTGTCTGCGGTATCACTTTGATAATCGGCAGGTTCAAACGTTCGGGCCTTTTATTGATTAATGCCATGTTGGTGGGCTTTATTTTGCTGATCAGTTTTAATCTGATCCGCGGGCATGAATTTGACTGCGGATGCTTTTCTTTGGGGGAAACCAAAGGTACCTGGTCTTCGATTTGGCTGCTTGTCAGAGACGTTGTGATGCTTGGGGCGGGGATTTATCTGTTCAGGCTGTTCAACAAAACTCGATGA
- a CDS encoding cold-shock protein, whose translation MANGIVKWFSESKGFGFIEQEDGGNDVFVHHSGINAAGFKSLNEGERVSYDIVQGPKGPAAANVTVI comes from the coding sequence ATGGCAAACGGTATTGTAAAATGGTTTAGCGAATCAAAAGGTTTTGGATTTATTGAGCAAGAAGATGGCGGCAACGACGTATTTGTCCATCATTCCGGTATCAACGCAGCTGGTTTCAAATCTCTCAATGAAGGTGAACGCGTTTCATACGACATTGTACAGGGTCCCAAAGGACCGGCAGCTGCAAATGTGACCGTGATTTAA
- the trpD gene encoding anthranilate phosphoribosyltransferase, which translates to MDFTDYLNTIIKKQDLSQDQMAGMLDTIFSGQATESQVGAFMAALATKGETFEELAGAARAMRTKAVRVQTLAKKVIDTCGTGGDASGSFNISTTTAFVIAGAGVTVAKHGNRSVTSKCGSADVLEELGINLSVDPEIVEEAINEIGIGFMFAPLYHGSMKYAMKARTECKIRSIFNMLGPLTNPAAASCQILGVYAPELTEMFGKALDLLGVEKAFVVHGLDGMDEMTTTNLTRVTELNDGMIKTYDVDPVTYFGEYANPEDLLGGDVKRNAAITRAILSGAKGPKQDIVLLNAGTGLVAADAAPTIEKGIEMALKSIETGAAMEKLELLADYTKENA; encoded by the coding sequence ATGGATTTTACAGATTACCTGAATACGATCATAAAAAAACAGGATCTTAGCCAGGACCAGATGGCGGGCATGCTGGACACCATCTTCTCAGGACAGGCCACTGAATCCCAGGTCGGCGCATTCATGGCTGCCCTGGCCACAAAGGGAGAGACGTTTGAAGAATTGGCAGGGGCAGCCCGGGCCATGCGGACTAAGGCGGTTCGGGTTCAAACCCTTGCCAAAAAGGTCATTGACACCTGCGGCACAGGCGGTGACGCCTCGGGTTCCTTTAATATTTCCACCACAACAGCCTTTGTCATTGCCGGTGCCGGTGTCACCGTGGCAAAACACGGCAACCGGTCCGTTACCAGTAAATGCGGGTCTGCGGATGTACTTGAAGAGCTCGGAATCAATTTAAGCGTGGACCCTGAAATTGTGGAAGAGGCCATCAATGAGATCGGCATTGGTTTCATGTTTGCCCCTCTGTACCACGGCTCCATGAAGTACGCCATGAAGGCGCGTACCGAATGCAAGATCAGAAGTATTTTCAACATGCTGGGGCCCTTGACCAACCCGGCAGCCGCCTCCTGTCAAATCCTTGGGGTATATGCACCAGAATTGACCGAAATGTTTGGCAAGGCCTTGGATCTGCTGGGGGTGGAAAAGGCCTTTGTGGTCCACGGCCTTGATGGGATGGATGAGATGACCACCACAAACCTGACCCGGGTGACAGAACTCAATGACGGCATGATCAAAACCTATGATGTGGATCCTGTGACCTATTTTGGCGAATACGCCAACCCCGAGGATCTTTTGGGCGGCGATGTAAAACGCAATGCAGCCATCACCCGGGCCATTCTGTCCGGCGCAAAGGGGCCTAAACAAGATATTGTCCTGCTCAATGCCGGCACAGGTCTTGTGGCTGCAGATGCCGCCCCCACCATTGAAAAAGGTATCGAGATGGCTTTAAAGTCCATTGAAACAGGGGCAGCTATGGAAAAACTTGAGCTATTGGCCGATTATACAAAGGAAAACGCTTAA